TATTGATCGTccaaatgcatatatattagatGATAATATACTAAATAACATAGGTATCATATATGGAGAAAGTAAAATATCGTTAGatgattattatatactaATACACTATTCGATTCTTTTGacttattttctatatcaatttatgtattttaaaGATCATATAGACGCTATATGGAAAGCATATGATCAAGTTAACCGAGAAATTAGAAATGCAGAAGAAGAGTGCGTAGATAAGAGGAAAAAATTAGCACACAAAATAGACCAATTACAGGACGtcatttataattataaaaataaaccaAATAAAGATGATGATAAAACcttaaaacaaataacaACTGAATTTATTCATTGTATGAATGATAAATTCATAACAGTTTACCCCAGTATCTTCTACATGAAGAACTACGCTGATTTCGTATATCATTCTGTAAAATTGGGCACTGCTCGTTACATGGACTTATGTTATGAAATTCGTtataaaatagttaaaaCAGAATTTGATAATAAGTTAAATCGAATTAGAAAATCAGCTATTCTGAAATCGAAAGAATATGTGGATCTCATAAATAAAGTAATAGAAATTGCAAATAATAACGAAGAATTAAAGAATGTTATATATCCACttaatttcattaaaaaatacattgaagatataagaaaaaaaagggaGTCTTTCATAATCATGTTAAATACTGCATATACTCTATTAATTGGAATTAGTAtaaatactaaaaaaatgaattatagTAGTAAACATGAATCCATAAAAAGAATAACAGAGTTAGCAGATGCCTATGCCTATTTTAatgtaaattataaaaatataattgacCTAGAAAGTgtgtataataataaaatccAAGCTTTTAACAATGTTCTTAATTTTATGCcacatattttaattggAAAAATAGATATATGTACAAACCATGTGGTTCCAAATGATGATTACGATTTCAAAATCATAAAGCctatatctatattaaataaattagaaaatatattttttaaggcATTTGGTTTTAATTtcaatgaaaaatatgtcAAAACCCCTTTAGAAATACCTAATAGTGAAATTAATCAGATAATATCAgaaacaataaataatatgaaaaactTAAGtgatttaattaaaaaaatggaaaatgaatataaacaaGTTGAAACAAGACATAATATCGAAaatacaattaaaaaactaATTATTGATGTGAATTTAAATCAAGTACAAAATAAACTTACAGAAGCAATACAAAAAGCTAGAAATTGGAAATCTTTAAAAATcgaaactaaaaaaaaattagacaatgataataaaacagTTCTTGAGTTGGAAACGAAAATTAAAGATTTATGCGGAAAATTTACAGATAAACTTAATAATCCAcaatttatgaaaatatataaaaattcgctaataaaaaatcatattaTATTGGAAACTTCCACAagcatttaaattttaatatatttatagttAAAGGTAATCATATTAACTGGTCATAAAAGACTGCACATAATACGTTtctttaattaataataaaaaataataaaccaACAGTATTGGATTTGACATAATTTAAGGTtcagggttcagggtttatgagtatgaatttaaaaatttccATGAATCTTAAATAATACTAAATCAGTTAGATTTCGTTTATCATAAGTAATTTAGTTCGTTAtgataattaaaaaatacattttatgtaatattatatgcaaatatatgaattttcatattaCATATAAAGATGACAGTGCTCAAAAGGATTATTAAATTCCTATGGTCAGTCGATTTTTCATGGTTATAGCAGTAAGAGTATTACTAATATGCTAAGGTAATtcaaacatatattttttttataaattacttcacattaaaaaaaccgtattaaaaattttaaaagttGCAAAAAGGCACCATCTAAACTCCTACATAATGCTATAACATACCATCGTTTTCTGTATATATCCAATAAGatgttatataaaaatatatgtttatacaTTGTAAAAGACATTTTTTAAGTGCATAAGAACTATCAACTTTGATGCTTTAATTAATCTATTAATAAACATTGGGACAAAGGGGGCATTCACATGCATCtacgaaaaaaatggataaatatatataagaaatGTTCCAATTTTTTGGAAGATGGATATCATATGTTATAAATTTGCGCATTTATTTAgagtatattttttgatagctgttaaaatgataataatgcaCCAAACAAGTAAAGTGAATGATGAAATAAGATTATTATGCTATTAAATTGTTTGAATTTCTTACAGAGGTGACATAGGTAATATCAATTAATTCGTtgtcttttttaattataaatccAGATAAgttaacaaattttttttctaactCTTCCTTTTTAATACCCTCTTCCGAATTAATGTcaatttttaatgaatCTGCAATTTCGGAGATAgtgtttatatatgttttcgGATTGGAATTGTTGTGGTCAGTTATATTTGTTGAACCACAAACCATTATAGTCGTGTCTTTTGATATCTACAAAATggatagaaaaatatatcatttgcataaaatatggtgtaatcatttaatatgaaaagAAAGGACTTTTACTTCAACTTTTGTGACTAAAGCATAGGCATATTTTGGAGATGATTGCGCCGAATTTTGGTAATGGTGTTGtatcattattaaatttggATTATATACACGAACAATTTTTCctaaacaaaattataaatgtgcatacatgaaaataaaatagtatGGAATTAAcacaataaaaaacaatattctGTAGAATAGAACATTGgcaataataaagaaagaaaTGATACATAAGGAGTAGCAACCTTgcattaaatttaataattattttttctatataccATTAATAAAGTTTTCATCATAATATTGATCACCATGTGGATTCCATAgtttttttactatatcattatactaatggcaaaaaatatataataatttttttattttgactTAATTTTATAGCTTGGAatgttttttctttaattcATACCTTATCGGGGTTTcgaattttaaaattaagtTTCTCAATATCTGCGTTTTCATGcttcttaaaatataagtttGTATCAAAATCAAGATCAGTAATTAAATCGTAATTATCTGTATTTGTACCATGGTATTGTAAAAGTGACACAGCTATATTCATAAGTTTTGTTGCTTTTTCAGTTTCTTCAGGATCTGTGCATAATAGGGGGTTGTTTTGTTCATGTCCTTTATCCGGGTGATTGTTGGGCAAAGCGGATCTGCTTTAATTATtgtttacatttttaattgcaaaaaaaaaatttgtaaaatgGTATATTAATTATCCAAAGTTATACAGGTGTGTATTtgcataaatatgtatataatattatcttatataaaacatgTATATGTATGGCTACATATATTGGCACATCTTATTACACAAATTTGTCTAGAGTAACATTTCCTGGGGAAGGTTCAGTTGCAAGGGTTTGATCGTTCACATATATGAATACGCTTAAAAgagacaaaaaaaatttaatgtattctttattcattttggacatgataaataaaacgttaaaaatgtattagcattttaaaaaaatttaaatataaaacccGAAAAGTTGTACAAatagaattaaaaatgaacaaaagATCTTCCAagaaaattgtaaaaaattaatatttattaaaaaaaataaaaatgaatacaactatttaattattattgtgCATACTTGAttgaatttataaattcaatatatttttatttaaattgtcCTTTACAAGGCAACAATAACAACCAATGTTCTTCCAAATAATGAATaccaaaaataaataatattatatattattaatacaCAAACATTTTATCATACTCCATTAAgctaaaataaaaactaaaatttataaaatattcacaCATACGGGGCTAATGTACCTTATATTTGCAAAAGATCGAACAAAAACAATGTTATGTGCCACCAATTATGTGTAACTAATAGCAAGGCGATCATTAAATACAAAGAAggaatataaacatatactAACTTTAATGtaaaatttgatatatatgatttgaatattattatatttgtggATACATATGCTAATGAATAAACAGTTACAGCAGAGATACATTATAAgattatataaaagtaaGAGTTTTGGTATTTCTTTTCATTAGTTTTGAGTATAAGCACacctttatattttaaatattaaaagagATTAATTCAGGCTAGAAttacttatttattatgGTTGCAATTGCACAActataacaataatattacaaattcatcataaaatttatattataaaaatcgtgttttatatgattttttattatttaaaattttgaatttaataaataaaatgtttgtAATTTAATTCTTAagttgataaaaatgatatatccTCAATAGTATTGATACACATTTCTTTATGtgaattataaaatatgtttttatatgcaaaacaaatatttatataataaggattgaaacaaaaaaaacaaaaacaaaaaaaaataacaaaaaaaacaaaacaaaaaataacaaaaaaaacaaaacaaaaaaaacaaaaacaaaaaaaaataacaaaaaataacaaaaaataacaaaaaataacaaaaaataacaaaaaataacaaaaaaaacaaaaaataacaaaaaaaacataagattgcaaatatttaacaataataatggtaatttttttaatttatgtgTAATTATAATACTCCTTGGTGTGTTAATTTggtattataaattataattttataaataaatatcttTACACATATAGCATTCGACAATTAGCATTTATATGTGCAACgcgaaaaatattttaaacataGAATTGTTGCATTCATATGggaaatattcatataaaatactttttgttatttatagTTGTAAATTCGCTATAATATTAActtttataaacaattgattttaattaaatcaTAAATCGTCATTCTTGGTTACTTCTATAACTTCTTCTTTTCTTTCAAAAAAcacattttcattttcattgtCATGATAAAAACTTATAGATTTATCGAATTTCATTTGatctttatcatttttttctttgaaTTTTGTAACTGCATAACATACTACTAAACCAATTGCAATTGCTCCGGCGAATCTAACAGTATTTTCTGTATTTCTTTCTTTGGACGAGCCTTTTCCATTTGAGCTTGAATGTTGacgatttttatttatattttttgtatcaTTAACATCATGAGGTTTCGTATTGCTGAAATGTTTTGTTTGCGTTATTTCTTGCTCCCTATTAatagtatataaattacTACGACTTTGTATGTGTTGTCTTCTATTCCTTAAATCGTTTATAATGTTtaaattttgatttattaaatgattaagtatattttgactattatttaaatcaaGAATTATACTATTGGCATCGCcttcatattttatggCAGCATTGTATTCCGATTCGGTTAAATTAGTAGTGTTTTTAATATGAGAAATTATTGATATAGCGcgatttttattatctacAATGGTGTGTagttttatttctatttctttattataattgatgattttttgtattatatcgtctatttcatctttatttagattattttgaatttcTTTAGCTTGTCCAGCAAGATTCTGTATAATATTGGCATACCTGGCTATTTGGTCGCTTCGGATTTCATAAGtagaatttttaatattattaatagattttgaaatattatcaaaatttttatttgcttTTATATCATCTAAATAGGATTTGaatttatttccattttctaTGTTTTCAATTTTGGAATTGGCTTCATctaattcttttatttggtctccaatatttttatttaaaattccACTTAACTCATTATGTTTATTacgaattttttttattaattcagTTGTATTTTCACATTCTTTTATATGTTCATTTGCCTTCTTAAGGATATTGATATTTTGATATTCTTCTTCAATggatttttttgtttcattAATTAAAGATTTACTATCATTAAatcttttttcatatttttttaattcttcatCCGAAACTtctacttttattttatctgTTAATTCAGTAAATTTATTGTGTTCTGAGTCgacattttctttataaatattgtcaaaattaatatatatatttactttCTCTAAGTATTTGtctttcatattttttatttcattgatattttttaatacttCATTTTCGTTAGCTGATAGTGTCGCTATACATTCTTTGGATTTTTCATAGATTTTCCTTGTTTCATCTTCCTGtatattgcatatattaattttatcattatatatatttctgaTTTCTGAAATAGCggttttataattatttaattcttcACTGTGCTTAGAataatcatttatattacttaataaatttgtttctttatttttaaaatcgtttaacattttatttagatCGTTGTTCATCTTatcatatatgtattttttagtttCCGAAATGGTATTTAAAAGCGCATTTTTGTTATCTTCtacaatatttaaatgtGATGCATCCATTTGAATTTTCATGTTTTCGATTTTGTTATActcatcatttatttttgattttaaaGCTTCAAGTTTTGTTTTGTCTCCTGCATTATCAATGACGTTTTCATTAATTATGGAAGATAATTCATTATAAAGTTGATTAATATCACCTACGTAGATTTGGTTTAACTCTGATTTTATAGTGTTACATATtgtatcttttttttctatatatttgttaatttcATATGGTGATTCCTTAGCCAACTTATCAATATATCCGACATTctcttttatttccttGTCTAAATCAATTgcctttttaatatattcttttttgtCAGATATgcctttaattttttcgtTTATTTCTAATGTTAATtctttcatatattttttttcagcaATCATATCcgaacattttttaaataattttttaatttgttctTCCAATTGAACagtttcatcattttctttatttaatttcGTTAATATCtctgctttttttttttcccatGTTTTTGCCAATTCTAAAGAAGACTTAAATCCTTCTTTTCTTTCGTCAtaagtttttttatctaattttttttgtatttcatcaagaatattgtttttttcttccaAATCGTTTTTTTGAGAGCACTCCATAGAATCaatcaaatttttaaatttgttcatattatttgaaattAGTAtcatatcattatttatactaCCTCCCCCTTCGATGTCTTTGTTATTATAAGATTCCCAGTTAactttaaatatttctaaaaattcattttttaatgatgTGAATTTAGATTTGGGGGTGGAGGTATCAAATTCATAAATTTCatctttaaatattaaattgtttTGTGGATCAGGATTGTCTATTAATATTCTTCCTagcattttaaaaatatgaaataacACTTCCTTTAGGTACTTATATAATTCTTCTAAAGATTTTAAACgattatcattataaatGAGAATAGCACGTTTGCTTGCTATCAAttttaaatcattaaaatattgattatttgaatatgaatatccatcttttataaatttaaccataaatatatgaactATTTCACATATATTCTTATGCCAGCTATATTTTTCTCGAGCATCCCTAAATTGATTTAGTAAAAACTTTAGTTTATTTTGAATACTTggtaatttatttttagattttaaagtattaattaaaaattctaTAAATGGAATTGTTTTGTCGTCATTGAGAAATGAACGATTCTTTATCAAAcctaatattttattattgtaattCATCACATCATcagtatattttttacgaatgtcttttaattcattaGCCTTATTTTTagttaaatttatatatgtat
This genomic window from Plasmodium berghei ANKA genome assembly, chromosome: 2 contains:
- a CDS encoding reticulocyte binding protein, putative, whose protein sequence is MPYLIMKKFICIKTAYVVLFVSPEIIYGYQLEKNKPNNDNHLNDFNPYNNLKNWSFNKSESSNEKQDNNKQDAFNDENHGEFDSINIESFENEDNSQNTQFTLYNKPQNKNYLGSLKNFNHGTEEANKKVTIAKNSFIQTFNAPKFDSNLFNVTDIIYGTNVEKENLSFIYVKLRILEELRDILRKFYNDKSNELKDVLNKHHQINNELNEIFKKHQASRDKVITEMANLHNPLYNFYNNPPMDNYKLYTSSQKKYVNDLISALRKVESQIEKTTSSMSNTYINLTKNKANELKDIRKKYTDDVMNYNNKILGLIKNRSFLNDDKTIPFIEFLINTLKSKNKLPSIQNKLKFLLNQFRDAREKYSWHKNICEIVHIFMVKFIKDGYSYSNNQYFNDLKLIASKRAILIYNDNRLKSLEELYKYLKEVLFHIFKMLGRILIDNPDPQNNLIFKDEIYEFDTSTPKSKFTSLKNEFLEIFKVNWESYNNKDIEGGGSINNDMILISNNMNKFKNLIDSMECSQKNDLEEKNNILDEIQKKLDKKTYDERKEGFKSSLELAKTWEKKKAEILTKLNKENDETVQLEEQIKKLFKKCSDMIAEKKYMKELTLEINEKIKGISDKKEYIKKAIDLDKEIKENVGYIDKLAKESPYEINKYIEKKDTICNTIKSELNQIYVGDINQLYNELSSIINENVIDNAGDKTKLEALKSKINDEYNKIENMKIQMDASHLNIVEDNKNALLNTISETKKYIYDKMNNDLNKMLNDFKNKETNLLSNINDYSKHSEELNNYKTAISEIRNIYNDKINICNIQEDETRKIYEKSKECIATLSANENEVLKNINEIKNMKDKYLEKVNIYINFDNIYKENVDSEHNKFTELTDKIKVEVSDEELKKYEKRFNDSKSLINETKKSIEEEYQNINILKKANEHIKECENTTELIKKIRNKHNELSGILNKNIGDQIKELDEANSKIENIENGNKFKSYLDDIKANKNFDNISKSINNIKNSTYEIRSDQIARYANIIQNLAGQAKEIQNNLNKDEIDDIIQKIINYNKEIEIKLHTIVDNKNRAISIISHIKNTTNLTESEYNAAIKYEGDANSIILDLNNSQNILNHLINQNLNIINDLRNRRQHIQSRSNLYTINREQEITQTKHFSNTKPHDVNDTKNINKNRQHSSSNGKGSSKERNTENTVRFAGAIAIGLVVCYAVTKFKEKNDKDQMKFDKSISFYHDNENENVFFERKEEVIEVTKNDDL
- a CDS encoding fam-a protein; its protein translation is MNKEYIKFFLSLLSVFIYVNDQTLATEPSPGNVTLDKFVSALPNNHPDKGHEQNNPLLCTDPEETEKATKLMNIAVSLLQYHGTNTDNYDLITDLDFDTNLYFKKHENADIEKLNFKIRNPDKYNDIVKKLWNPHGDQYYDENFINGKIVRVYNPNLIMIQHHYQNSAQSSPKYAYALVTKVEISKDTTIMVCGSTNITDHNNSNPKTYINTISEIADSLKIDINSEEGIKKEELEKKFVNLSGFIIKKDNELIDITYVTSMHVNAPFVPMFINRLIKASKLIVLMHLKNVFYNV
- a CDS encoding reticulocyte binding protein, putative, with the translated sequence MGNCIYLKPIFIILLIYAGMIYRRNVWSYAHKNDSETTSFLFDDNISLNANSKNYQTNETNLNNPPILDEKFHDIENKSINQNDISNTSNPSYNNRMLETVPNYINDLNNDKNKNKQLINTTISFIDRPNAYILDDNILNNIGIIYGESKISLDDYYILIHYSILLTYFLYQFMYFKDHIDAIWKAYDQVNREIRNAEEECVDKRKKLAHKIDQLQDVIYNYKNKPNKDDDKTLKQITTEFIHCMNDKFITVYPSIFYMKNYADFVYHSVKLGTARYMDLCYEIRYKIVKTEFDNKLNRIRKSAILKSKEYVDLINKVIEIANNNEELKNVIYPLNFIKKYIEDIRKKRESFIIMLNTAYTLLIGISINTKKMNYSSKHESIKRITELADAYAYFNVNYKNIIDLESVYNNKIQAFNNVLNFMPHILIGKIDICTNHVVPNDDYDFKIIKPISILNKLENIFFKAFGFNFNEKYVKTPLEIPNSEINQIISETINNMKNLSDLIKKMENEYKQVETRHNIENTIKKLIIDVNLNQVQNKLTEAIQKARNWKSLKIETKKKLDNDNKTVLELETKIKDLCGKFTDKLNNPQFMKIYKNSLIKNHIILETSTSI